In Tistrella mobilis, the genomic window AACATGGAATGCTGGCGGCCCTGAATCTCGTCCAGGCGATAGCCGATCACGTTCAGGAAATTGTCGTTCGCCCACAAGACCTTGCCGTCCAGATCGAACTCGATCACGGCCAGCGCCTTGCGGATTGCCCGCATCTGCCCGTCGAGGTCGGCGGCGGCGGCCTTTTCGGCGGTGATGTCGGTGGCGTATTTGACCACTTTCACCGGTCGGCCCGCGCCATCGAGCACCGGGTTGTACGAGGCCTCGATCCAGACGACTTTCCCGCCCTTGCCGATGCGCCGGAACTGCCGGGCCTGATACTCGCCGCGGCGCAACGCATCCCAGAAGGCGGTATAGGCCGGGGTCTCTCGCTCCGCTGCGTCGACCAGCATGCGGTGGTTCTGGCCCTTGATCTCGTCGAGTGAATAACCGACGAGGGCCAGAAAATTGGCATTGGCATCGAGTATCCGGCCATCCATGTCAAACGTGATGATGGCCTGGGAGCGGTTGATGGCGGCAATCACTGCCTCGGCATCGGTCCGTCGACGCGGCGACAGGAAGTCGAACATGTATCGTCCCTCATGATCTGATCTGTTCTGGCCAGAACGACATCGATGACGAGCCTTGCCTCTCAGGTAGAAAGGCTGCAGAGCGGCATGATCTTAGCGGCGCACCCAAAATCAGGTGTGTATGCGGCGTGCAGGCATATTGATGTTCGGTGCCTTAAATTTTCATTAGCGGACACAAGTAAATTCTCTGGTCTGTAGAACCAGATGCAGAAGGCATTATCTTATCAACCCTATGGAAATGAATCTGGCGACTTCATGCACGACATTCAGGGGGGCGCTCGCAGACCCAGCGTCGACATCCCGAAAACGGCGGTTTGCCCAGCCGGCATGCAACCAACATGACTGATCGAAAATTCCGATCAGTCACCATCCAAACGAATCATTGGACCCGCTCAGTCAGGACGGCGTAGCCTCAGTGACACGGAGATGCCATGGGAGGGTATCTCCGGCCCCCAATGACGACAGGACGGACGGGACGAGATGGCGGCAGGCATCAGGCATGCGGCGACGGGAGAGCTGTGTTCGGATCGGGCCGACCCGGCGATGTGCCGGGCAGAGATCCGCAGTGGCGCCTTCACCGGGCAGACCGCAGGGCTCGCCCCCGGCTTCGTGCAGGGCAATGTGATCATCCTGCCCGCATCCCATGCCGCGGATTTCCTGCGTTTCGCCCAGGCCAACCCCAAGCCCTGCCCGCTGCTGGCGGTGGGCGAGCCGGGCGATCCGATGCTGCCCGGGCTTGGCGCCGATATCGACATCCGCAGCGACGTGCCGCGCTATCGCGTGTTTCGCGATGGCGTCGCCGCGGCGGAGGAACCCACCGATATCGGCGATCTCTGGCAGGATGATTTCGTCACCTTCGTGATCGGCTGCTCCTTCTCGTTCGAAGAGGCGCTGATCCAGGACGGGCTGGAGGTGCGCCATGTCGCCCTCGGCCGCAATGTGCCGATGTATCGCAGCTCCATTCCGCTCAACCCCGCCGGCCGTTTCGGCGGCGGCATGGTGGTGTCGATGCGGCCGTTCCGGGCGGCGGATGCCATCCGGGCGATCCAGGTCACCAGCCGCTTTCCGGCGGTGCACGGCGCGCCGGTGCATCTGGGTGATCCGGCGGAGATCGGTATCGCCAACCCGGCCCGCGCCGATTTCGGCGACGATCCGGTGATGGAAGAGGGGGAGATTCCGGTCTTCTGGGCCTGCGGCGTCACGCCCCAGGTGGCGGTGGAAGCGGCGAAGCCGCCGATCGCCATTGCCCATGCCCCCGGACATATGCTGATCACCGATCTGCGCAATGCGCGGCTGGCGGTGATCTGACGAGCCGACAGGACCAATCGACGGGATCGGGCGGCAACGCAACCGCCCGACGACTGACACAGGAGTTCAGGATCAGATGACCAGCATCAGCAAGGCCCTTCTCGCCGGCGTGGCACTTCCGGCGGCAACCCTCGCCCTTCTGGCGGTGCCGGCGTCGGCTGCCGACATCCCGCCCGCCAAGCTCAGCTTCGTTGGCAGCTGGAGCGGGCTCAGCCTGCACAAGAATTTCGAGAAGCCGTTCTGGTCCGAGACCCTGCCTGCCGACAGCAAGGGCGCCGTCGAGGTTCAGGTCACCACCTTCGACCAGATGGGCCTGGCGGGGGCCGAGGTCTACCGCCTGCTGTCGCGCGGCGTGTTCACCATCGGTGCCACCGTCGCCGACTACTCGATCGAGGATGCGCCCGAGATCGAAGGCCTGGACATGCCGATGATCGCGCCGGGTGTCGCCGATGCGAAGAAGGTGGTGGAGGCCTATCGCCCGACCCTGAACGAGGCCTTCGGCAAGCGCTTCAACGCCGAAATCCTGGCGGTCGTGCCCTATCCCAGCCAGATCGTGTTCTGCAACGCGCCGATCGCAAGCCTGGCCGATCTGAAGGGCAAGAAGGTCCGCGCCAGCGGCCGCACCACCGCCGAATTCCTGAACGCCGTCGGTGCCGAGGGCATCACGCTCGCCTTCTCGGAAGTGCCGGCCGCCCTTCAGCGCAAGGTGGTCGACTGCGCCGTCACCGGCTCGCTGTCGGGCTACAGCTCGGGCTGGCACGAGGTCTCGACCCATCTTCTGCCCATGCCGCTCGGCGGCTGGGACTATGTCGTGACCGCGGTCAACAAGGACAAATGGGCCGAGGTCGACCCGGCGACGCAGAAGTTCATCCAGCACGAGATCGCGACCAAGTTCGAGACCCCGGTCTGGAACGCCGCCGTGGGCGAGACCGTCGAAGGCATCGCCTGCCTCACCGGCAAGGGCAACTGCACCCGCGGCGCAACCGGCAAGATGACCCTGGTTCAGGTGACCGACGGCGACCGCGATCTGGCCCGCAAGGTGCTGACCGAGACCATCCTGCCCGGCTGGGCCGGCCGCGTCGATCCGGCGGTGGTCACGGCCTGGAACGGCAGCGTGGGGGCGGTCACCGGCCTGACGGCGGCGAAGAAGTGATCGCAGCCTTCACGTAAGATCAGTCTCCGTCTCCAGCCACCAGCCGCCGCAGGAACCGACCCCATGACCAGAACCGCCCCTACCGGTCCGCTCGTCCGAACCCTCGATTGCCTTCTGGGCATATCGACCAGGATCAGCCGGGCAGGGGTCTGGGCCTGCGGCGCGCTGCTGTTTGCCGCCGTGGCGATGATCGTGATCGAGATCGTGCTCCGGGCCTTCGGCTCGTCGCTGCACGGCGCACATGAACTCTCGGGCTATGTGCTGGCCATCGTCACCTCCTGGGGGCTGGCCTGGGCGCTGATTGAAAAGGCGCATATCCGGATCGATGTGATTTACATGCGGGTCGGGCCACGGCTGCGGACCGTGCTCGACCTGATCGCGATCCTGATGATGGCGCTGTTCGTGGTGGTGCTGCTCTCCCAGGTCTGGGAACTGGTCGCCGGCACGCTGAAGCGCGGTTCCACCGCCAACACGCCGCTGCAGACCCCGCTCTGGATCCCGCAGATGCTGTGGATGGCGGGCCTGGTCTGGTTCGCCTTCACGGTCTTCGTGCTGGCCGCCCGCACCGTGCTCGGCGCATTGACCGGCGACCGCGATGCCGTGGCCCGCGTCTGGGGCAATCGCAGCATCGAGGAAGAGATCGCGGAGAACGACCACTCGACGCGCGGCTGACCTGCCGCCGCCAGCATCTCCGTATCCCTCCGCCTCGCTCCGCCCGTCAGCCTCCTCAGGGGAATCTCGTCCCGTGCTCGGCATCGCCCTTGTCGTCCTGCTCGTCCTGCTTCTGCTCAGCGTGCCCATCGCGGCCACACTGGTCGGCCTCGGCCTGTTTCTCGACCAGACCTTCTCGTTCTTCCCGCTCTACAAGGCGATGGGCGAGGTGTTCTGGAGCGCGAGCAACAGCTTCCTGCTGATCGCGGTGCCGCTTTTCGTGCTGCTGGGAGAGATCCTGGTCCGGGCCGGCATCGCCGGGCGCACCTATGCGGCGCTCGACAAATGGCTGTCCTGGATGCCGGGGGGGCTGCTCCACGCCAATATCGGCACGGCGACGCTGTTCTCGGCCACGTCGGGCTCGTCGGTCGCCACCGCGGCGACCGTGGGTTCGGTCGCCATGCCGCAGGCCAGGGCGCTCGGCTATGACGACCGGCTGTTCGCAGGCTCGATCGCGGCCGGCGGCACGCTCGGCATCATGATCCCGCCCTCGATCAACCTGATCGTCTACGGCTTCCTGACCGAGACCTCCATCCCGCGCCTGTTCCTGGCCGGCCTCGTCCCCGGCCTGCTGCTCGCTGCCCTGTTCATGGCGACTGCTGCCATCACCTGCACGCTCCGCCCCGAGCTTGGCGGCCCCCGCCGGCCGGCGCGCTGGTCGGAACGGCTCCGGGCGCTGCCCGACCTGCTGCCCGTGCTGGGCCTGTTCGCGGTGATCGTGGGCTCGATCTATGCCGGCTGGGCGACGCCGACCGAGGCGGCGGCGCTGGGTGTGGTTGCGGCACTTGCGCTCTCGATCGCCAACCGCACCTTCAATCTGCGCATGCTGAAAGAGGCGGTTGAAAGCGCGGTCAAGACCACCGCGATGATCATGCTGATCATCATATCGGCCTATTTCCTCAACTTCGTGCTGGCCGGCGCCGGCGTCACCCGCCAGCTGGCCGCCCTGATCGACGGGCTGGGCTTCGGCGCCTATGGCATGCTCGCCTGCATCATCCTGCTCTACATCATCCTCGGCTTCTTCATCGAGACCCTGTCGCTGATGGTGATCACCATCCCGATCGTCGCCCCGGTGGTGATCGCCCTCGGCTTCGACCCGATCTGGTTCGGCGTGCTGCTGATTCTGATGATCGAAATGGCGCTGATCACGCCGCCGGTCGGGCTCAACCTCTATGTCGTCCAGGGTGTGGGCGGGGGAATCTCGCTCAACCGGGTGATGACCGGCGCCTTGCCCTTCGTCGCCGCCATGCTGGTGATGGCGTTGCTGCTGGTGCTCTTCCCCGACATCGCCCTCTATCTGCCGGGGGCCATGGCGGGCTGATCCCGCCGCCCCCCGCGCCAGTCCGCTTCCGCAGTCCAGATCGCAGATCACTGCCAACCTCCGGGCCCGACCGCCCGTTCAGAGGAGACGCCCCCCTCATGTCCGTCATCAGCCTCGACACCACCGAAGGCACCCGCCGGATCGACGTTACCGAGCTGGTCATCGCCGGCTGGGCCGGCCGCGACCGCCATCATGTGGAAGAACATATCCGCGAGCTGGAGGCGATCGGCGTGCCGCGCCCGTCCAGGGTGCCGCTGTTCTACCGGCTCTCGGCCCAGATGCTGACCCAGGACGAGACCATCGAGGTTCTGGGCCCCGACAGCTCGGGCGAGGCCGAGGCGGTGCTGGTCGGCGATGCCGACGGCACGATCTGGGTGACGGTCGGCTCCGATCATACCGACCGGCGGGTGGAGGCCTATTCGGTCGCCGTGTCCAAGCAGATGTGCCCCAAGCCGGTCGCCCGCGACGCCTGGCGCTTTGACGAGGTCGCCCCGCATTGGGACCGGCTGATCCTGCGCTCCCGCGCTGTCTTCGGCACCGAGGCGGTGCTTTATCAGGAAGGTCCGGTGAACGGATTGCTTGACCCGCGGGAGCTGGTTCGGGACTACAATGCCGGCCGGGAGGGTCTGGCCCCCGGCCAGGCGATGCTCTGCGGCACGCTCGCGGTCATCGGCGGCATCCGCCCGGCCGACGCTTTCGAGGTCCAGTTGGAGGACCCCGTGCTTGGCCGGCGGATCACGCACCGCTATACCCCGAAGATCCTGCCCGTGGTCGCCTGATCCCGCGGCGCCGGGGCTTCGTAACAGGCTTCGCCTTCATAACAGTCCGACGAGGAAGCGCGCGAGATGACCTATCCGACCCCTCTCTCCCGGATCGCGGCCGGGTTCAACGACGGCAGCGTCTCGGCCCTGAAGCTGGCCGAGACCGCGCTCGCCCGCATTCATGACGAGGGGTTCGCGCCGGGCGCGCAGATCTTCACCCGCGTCTATGATGCGGGGGCGCGCGCCGAGGCGATGGCCGCCGACCGCCGTCGTGCGGCCGGGCTGGCCCAGGGGCCGCTGGCCGGCCTGCCGATCTCGATCAAGGATCTGTTCGACGTGGCGGGCGAGACCACCATGGCGGGCTCGGTGGTGATGAAGGATGCCGCCCCGGCCATGGCCGATGCCCCGATCGTGGCCCGGCTGCGCGCGGCCGGCGCGGTGATCACCGGCAAGACCAACATGACCGAATTCGCCTTCTCGGGCGTGGGGCTCAACCCGCATTACGGCACGCCCGGCAATGTCTTCGATCCCGAACGCATCCCCGGCGGTTCGTCGGCGGGTGCCGGCATTTCGGTGGTGAAGGGCATGGCGGCGGCGGCCATCGGCACCGACACCGGCGGCTCGATCCGCATCCCGGCCAATTTCGCCGGCATCGTCGGCTTCAAGCCCTCGCAGGCGCGGGTGCCGCTGGAAGGCGCGCTGCCGCTGTCGTCCACCCAGGATTCGATCGGCCCGCTGGCCCCCACCGTCGCCTGCTGCGCGCTGGTCGATGCCGTGCTGGCGGGCGAGGCGCCGCGCATCCTGCGGCCCCGTGCGCCCGAAACGCTCACCTTCGCCGTGGCCCGTGGCCTGCCGATGGAGGGTGTCGACGAGCAGGTCGCCAATGCCTATGACGCGGCCTTGAAGCGGCTGCGCGATGCCGGCGTCCGGCTGATCGAGCTGGAACTGCCCGAGATCGCCGAGGTGCCGCAGCTGAACGCGGCCGGCGGTTTCTCGGCAGCCGAAAGCTGGGCCTGGCACCGCGCGATCATCCAGACCGGCGCCGGGCGCTATGATCCGCGGGTGCTGTCGCGCATCCGCCGGGGCGAGGCGATGGGGGCGGCCGATTACATCGACCTGATCAAGCGCCGCCGCCGGATGGTCGCCGCCGCCGATCTGGCGCTCCGCCCCTTCGACGCGCTGCTGATGCCGACCGTGCCGATCGTGCCGCCGCGGATTGCGGATCTGGCCGATGATGCCGATTACACCCGGCTGAACCTGCTGGTGCTGCGCAACCCGACCTTCGGCAATGTGCTCGACCTCTGCGGCGTCACCCTGCCGATCGCAGAGCCGGGCGCGCTGCCGGCCGGGCTGATGCTGCTGGGCCGCAACGGCGCCGATCACGACCTGCTCGACGTGGCGGCCGGTGTGGAGGCGCTGGTCGTCCGCACCCGCGCCGCCTGAGCGCCCCTGGCTCCCCCCGCGCCATGGAAACGCTGCTCGCCGACTTGTCCGTCCAGCTGTTGCCGATCGCGGCCCGCGTGGTTGCGACCGCGATCGTCGTCATGGGTGTCTCTCTGCTGGTCCAGCATGCGGGCCCGGCGCTCGGCGGCATCGCCGCCGGGCTGCCCATCGTCATGGGGCCCGGCTTCTTCTTCCTGATCGGCCACCACCCGCCGGATTTCCTGCACGATGCGGCGGTGGCGACCCTGATGGCGCTGGTGGCGACCCTGATCTTCGTCGCCTGCTTCATCGTGGTCGCGAAACGGGCGGGGCCTTTCGCCTCGGTCGGCGCCGCCATCCTTGCCTGGTGCGTGGTGGCCGCGGTGACCGCGGCCCTGCCGGTGGAACTGGTGGTGGCGCTGCCGCTCTATGTCGTGGTCGCCATTCTGGCGCTGCGCTTCTGCCGCCACGCGGCCGGTGACGGCCCGGCCCCGCGCGGGGCGCGGCGCATCGCCGACCTCATCCTGCGCGGCATCCTGGCCGGCACGCTGGTCGCCAGCGTCTCGGTGGTGGCGGCCCTGGCGGGGCCGGTCTGGGCCGGGCTGCTGATGGGCTTCCCGATCGGCATGATCACCATCTCGCTGACCGTCCACCAGCGCTATGGCGGCGAAACCGCCCGCCAGACCATGCTCGCGGCGCTGGGCGGCATGAGCAGCCTTGCCGTCTTCACCACCGTCATGGCCCTTGCCGTCACCTCCACCCCGCCGATGACCGCCTGGGTGCTGTCGCTGGCGGCCTCGCTGCTGCCGCCGATGGGCCTGGCGGCCCGGCAGATCCGACGGGGCCGGTCGAGCGGGGTTTGAAGTCGAACGGGGTTTGAAGTCGAACGGGGTTTGAATACGTCGTGATGTGGACACCGGGCTTGGCACCACCGCCCGGTCGTTCCATCCTCTCCGCGATCCCGTTCGATGCCTCGCGGAGAGACCGATGTCCGACAAGCCTGCCGCCGCCACCCCCGCTTCTGCGCCTGCATCCACGCCTGTGCCGAGTGCCATTCCGGCGCCCGGGCGGGATCCGCAGCTGTTCAAGCCGATCAGCTTCCGCAGCGTCACCGCGCGCAACCGGATCATGATTGCGCCGATGTGCCAGTACAGCGTGCCGGACGGGCTGGTGGGGGACTGGCATCTGGCGCATCTGGGCGGCTTCGCCAAGGGCGGGGCCGGGATCGTCTTTGCCGAGGCGACCGGTGTGCTGCCCGAGGGGCGGATCACGCCCTGGTGCCCGGGGCTGTGGTCGGATGCGCAGGAAGCGGCCTTCGCCCGCGTGGTCGATTTCGTGGCCGGGCAGGGCGCGGTGCCGGCGATCCAGCTGGCCCATGCCGGCCGCAAGGCGTCAACCGATGCGCCCTGGCGGGGCGGCGGGCTGCTCGGCCCCGATCAGGGCGGCTGGCAGCCGGTGGGGCCGACCGATGCCACCTTCTCGCCCGCCCATGCGGTGCCCGCGGCGTTGACCGAAGACGGCATCCGCCGCATCGCCGATGCCTTCGCGGCTTCCACCGCGCGGGCCCGCCGGGCCGGATTCCGGATCATCGAGGTCCATGGCGCCCATGGCTATCTGCTGCATTCCTTCCTGAGCCCCTTGTCCAACACCCGCGACGATGCCTTCGGGGGTGATGCCGACCGGCGGATGGCGGCGCTGATGCTGGTGCTGGATGCCGTGCGGTCCGAATGGCCGGCGGAGCTGCCGCTGTTCCTGCGGCTCTCCTGTTCCGACTGGGTCGAGGGCGGGCTCGATATCGCGGCTTCGGTCGAGATCGCGAAGCGGGTCAAGGCGCGCGGCGACGTCGATCTTATCGATTGTTCCTCGGGGGGCGGCGATCCGCGCCAGAAGCTGCGCGCCTATCCCGGCTATCAGGTGCCCTTCGCCGAGGCGATCCGGCGCGAGGCGGGCATCGCCACCGCTGCCGTCGGGCTGATCACCCAGCCCGAACATGCCGAGGAGATCATCGCCAATGGCCGTGCCGATCTGGTCGCGCTGGCCCGCGTGACCCTGGGCGACCCGCATTGGCCGCTCCGCGCCGCCAAGGCGCTGGGGGCGGAGCTGCCCTGGCCCGACCAGTACGCCCGCGGCATCCTTCAGCTCTGACCCGGGCTTGCGACCCGACCGCCCCGGCGGTCGGGGATCGGGCTTGGTAAGAGTTATGTTATACTATTGCATTAATGCGGCGGCGGGCGTAAGCAGGAAGGGTTCCGTCTCCTTCCGGACCTTGAGGCCATGGACATGCATCGCCCCGTCGCCACGCCGCCTCTTCCCCATCCGCCGCCGGGGGAGGCGCTGACGCGAAGCGCGTTGGGCGTCGGCGTGCTGCGCCGGCTGCTGGTGGCGGCAGTGCCGGTCGCCCTGCTGTGGCTGGCGGTGATGGGGGCGATCCGGTGATGATGTCGCCTGCCGCCGCCGGGCGGCTCTCTCCCATATCTGTGCCGGGGCCGCAGGTCGTGTGCACCGGGCTGACCCTCGGCTACGGAACCGGCCGGCCGGCCGTGGAGGGGCTGAGCCTGACGCTCGCCCCCGGCAGCCTGACCGCCATCGCGGGGCCGAACGGGGCCGGCAAATCCACCCTGCTCAAGGCCCTGACCGGGCAGCTTTCCCCGCAGGCGGGGCGCATCGACCTCGGCGGGGTCGGCCGGCGCGCCCTCGGCTACCTGCCCCAGCAGACCGAGATCGACCGCAGCTTTCCGATCCGTGTGGCCGAGATGGCGGCGATGGGGCTCTGGCAGCGGCTGGGACCATTCCGGGCGATCGGCCGGCGGCAGGGGGCGGCGGTGCTGCAGGCGCTTGAGACCGTGGGCATCGCCGATCTGGCGGGCCGGCCGATCGCCGCACTGTCGGGCGGGCAGATGCAGCGCCTGCTCTTCGCCCGGCTGCTGCTTCAGGACGCCCGGCTGATCCTGCTCGACGAGCCCTTTGCCGCGATCGACGAGGCGACGGCGGCCGAGCTGATCCAGGTGATCCGCGGCTGGCATGAAGAGGGCCGCACCGTGCTGGCGGTGCTCCACGATCTGGATGTGATCCGCGCGCATTTCCCCGACTGCCTGCTGATCGCAGGACGGATCATCGCCGCCGGCCCCACCCATCGCGTGCTGACGGCCGGGAATCTCTCCCGGGCGCGGCAGAGCTGAACGACGGGGTCCGGATGATCCACGACCTGCTGATCGGCCCCTTTGCCGACTATGCCTTCATGCGCCGTGCGCTGGCCGGCTGTCTGGCGCTGGCCTTCGGGGCGACGCCGATCGGCGTGTTCCTGACCCAGCGGCGGATGAGCCTGACCGGCGACGCCATGTCCCATGCCATCCTGCCCGGGGCGGCGATCGGCTATCTGGCCGCCGGGCTGTCGCTCGCCTGGATGACCCTGGGCGGTCTGATCGCCGGGCTGGTGGTGGCGGTGCTGTCGGGGCTGGTCGCCCGCCGCACCGGCGGGCGCGAGGATGAAAGCCTGGCCGCCTTCTACCTGCTGTCGCTGGCGGTGGGCGTGCTGATCGTGTCGCTGCGCGGCAGCAATGTCGATCTGCTGCATGTGCTGTTCGGATCGGTGCTGGCGCTGGACGATGCGGCGCTGTACCTGCTCTCAGGGATCGCCTCGGTGTCGATGCTGACCCTGGCGGTGATCTGGCGGCCGCTGGTGCTGGAATGCGTCGACCCCGGTTTCCTGCGCGCGGTGGGCCGCTCCAGCCCCATGGCCCATTACGGGCTGCTGGTGCTGTCGGTGCTGAATCTGGTGGGCGGCTTCCATGCCCTGGGGACGCTGATGTCGGTGGGGATCATGATCCTGCCGGCTGCCGCGGCACGCTTCCTGGCCCCCCATGGCCTGCTGCCCCGGATCCTGGTCGCGGTGGCGATCGCCTTCCTCTCTGGGGTGGTCGGGCTGCTGCTCTCCTATCATCTGGGCCTGCCTTCCGGCCCTGCGATCATTCTGGCGGCCGGCGTCTGCTATCTGGCGGCGCTGCTGGCCGCCCCTGCCGGCGCGCGCCGCCGGCTCTTCCCGGACCCTTCCCCCCGGACAGAAAGGACCGTCTCATGATCAACCGCCGCCATCTGCTGGCCGCGGGCGCGCTGGTTGCGCTTGCCCTCCGGCTGCCGGTTCCCGCCCTTGCGGCGGACGAGCCGATCAGGGTCGTCGCCAGCTTCAGCATTCTGGGCGACATGGTGCAGCAGGTGGGCGGCGACCGGGTGCGCGTCACCACCCTGGTCGGCCCCGATGGCGATGCCCATGTCTGGCAGCCGGCACCCGCCGATGCCCGCACCGTCGCCGATGCCGATCTGGTGGTGATGAACGGTCTGGGCTT contains:
- a CDS encoding putative hydro-lyase; protein product: MAAGIRHAATGELCSDRADPAMCRAEIRSGAFTGQTAGLAPGFVQGNVIILPASHAADFLRFAQANPKPCPLLAVGEPGDPMLPGLGADIDIRSDVPRYRVFRDGVAAAEEPTDIGDLWQDDFVTFVIGCSFSFEEALIQDGLEVRHVALGRNVPMYRSSIPLNPAGRFGGGMVVSMRPFRAADAIRAIQVTSRFPAVHGAPVHLGDPAEIGIANPARADFGDDPVMEEGEIPVFWACGVTPQVAVEAAKPPIAIAHAPGHMLITDLRNARLAVI
- a CDS encoding TRAP transporter substrate-binding protein — its product is MTSISKALLAGVALPAATLALLAVPASAADIPPAKLSFVGSWSGLSLHKNFEKPFWSETLPADSKGAVEVQVTTFDQMGLAGAEVYRLLSRGVFTIGATVADYSIEDAPEIEGLDMPMIAPGVADAKKVVEAYRPTLNEAFGKRFNAEILAVVPYPSQIVFCNAPIASLADLKGKKVRASGRTTAEFLNAVGAEGITLAFSEVPAALQRKVVDCAVTGSLSGYSSGWHEVSTHLLPMPLGGWDYVVTAVNKDKWAEVDPATQKFIQHEIATKFETPVWNAAVGETVEGIACLTGKGNCTRGATGKMTLVQVTDGDRDLARKVLTETILPGWAGRVDPAVVTAWNGSVGAVTGLTAAKK
- a CDS encoding TRAP transporter small permease subunit; translation: MTRTAPTGPLVRTLDCLLGISTRISRAGVWACGALLFAAVAMIVIEIVLRAFGSSLHGAHELSGYVLAIVTSWGLAWALIEKAHIRIDVIYMRVGPRLRTVLDLIAILMMALFVVVLLSQVWELVAGTLKRGSTANTPLQTPLWIPQMLWMAGLVWFAFTVFVLAARTVLGALTGDRDAVARVWGNRSIEEEIAENDHSTRG
- a CDS encoding TRAP transporter large permease, with the translated sequence MLGIALVVLLVLLLLSVPIAATLVGLGLFLDQTFSFFPLYKAMGEVFWSASNSFLLIAVPLFVLLGEILVRAGIAGRTYAALDKWLSWMPGGLLHANIGTATLFSATSGSSVATAATVGSVAMPQARALGYDDRLFAGSIAAGGTLGIMIPPSINLIVYGFLTETSIPRLFLAGLVPGLLLAALFMATAAITCTLRPELGGPRRPARWSERLRALPDLLPVLGLFAVIVGSIYAGWATPTEAAALGVVAALALSIANRTFNLRMLKEAVESAVKTTAMIMLIIISAYFLNFVLAGAGVTRQLAALIDGLGFGAYGMLACIILLYIILGFFIETLSLMVITIPIVAPVVIALGFDPIWFGVLLILMIEMALITPPVGLNLYVVQGVGGGISLNRVMTGALPFVAAMLVMALLLVLFPDIALYLPGAMAG
- a CDS encoding DUF2848 domain-containing protein; this translates as MSVISLDTTEGTRRIDVTELVIAGWAGRDRHHVEEHIRELEAIGVPRPSRVPLFYRLSAQMLTQDETIEVLGPDSSGEAEAVLVGDADGTIWVTVGSDHTDRRVEAYSVAVSKQMCPKPVARDAWRFDEVAPHWDRLILRSRAVFGTEAVLYQEGPVNGLLDPRELVRDYNAGREGLAPGQAMLCGTLAVIGGIRPADAFEVQLEDPVLGRRITHRYTPKILPVVA
- a CDS encoding amidase — encoded protein: MTYPTPLSRIAAGFNDGSVSALKLAETALARIHDEGFAPGAQIFTRVYDAGARAEAMAADRRRAAGLAQGPLAGLPISIKDLFDVAGETTMAGSVVMKDAAPAMADAPIVARLRAAGAVITGKTNMTEFAFSGVGLNPHYGTPGNVFDPERIPGGSSAGAGISVVKGMAAAAIGTDTGGSIRIPANFAGIVGFKPSQARVPLEGALPLSSTQDSIGPLAPTVACCALVDAVLAGEAPRILRPRAPETLTFAVARGLPMEGVDEQVANAYDAALKRLRDAGVRLIELELPEIAEVPQLNAAGGFSAAESWAWHRAIIQTGAGRYDPRVLSRIRRGEAMGAADYIDLIKRRRRMVAAADLALRPFDALLMPTVPIVPPRIADLADDADYTRLNLLVLRNPTFGNVLDLCGVTLPIAEPGALPAGLMLLGRNGADHDLLDVAAGVEALVVRTRAA
- a CDS encoding NADH:flavin oxidoreductase/NADH oxidase → MSDKPAAATPASAPASTPVPSAIPAPGRDPQLFKPISFRSVTARNRIMIAPMCQYSVPDGLVGDWHLAHLGGFAKGGAGIVFAEATGVLPEGRITPWCPGLWSDAQEAAFARVVDFVAGQGAVPAIQLAHAGRKASTDAPWRGGGLLGPDQGGWQPVGPTDATFSPAHAVPAALTEDGIRRIADAFAASTARARRAGFRIIEVHGAHGYLLHSFLSPLSNTRDDAFGGDADRRMAALMLVLDAVRSEWPAELPLFLRLSCSDWVEGGLDIAASVEIAKRVKARGDVDLIDCSSGGGDPRQKLRAYPGYQVPFAEAIRREAGIATAAVGLITQPEHAEEIIANGRADLVALARVTLGDPHWPLRAAKALGAELPWPDQYARGILQL
- a CDS encoding metal ABC transporter ATP-binding protein, whose translation is MMSPAAAGRLSPISVPGPQVVCTGLTLGYGTGRPAVEGLSLTLAPGSLTAIAGPNGAGKSTLLKALTGQLSPQAGRIDLGGVGRRALGYLPQQTEIDRSFPIRVAEMAAMGLWQRLGPFRAIGRRQGAAVLQALETVGIADLAGRPIAALSGGQMQRLLFARLLLQDARLILLDEPFAAIDEATAAELIQVIRGWHEEGRTVLAVLHDLDVIRAHFPDCLLIAGRIIAAGPTHRVLTAGNLSRARQS
- a CDS encoding metal ABC transporter permease, with product MIHDLLIGPFADYAFMRRALAGCLALAFGATPIGVFLTQRRMSLTGDAMSHAILPGAAIGYLAAGLSLAWMTLGGLIAGLVVAVLSGLVARRTGGREDESLAAFYLLSLAVGVLIVSLRGSNVDLLHVLFGSVLALDDAALYLLSGIASVSMLTLAVIWRPLVLECVDPGFLRAVGRSSPMAHYGLLVLSVLNLVGGFHALGTLMSVGIMILPAAAARFLAPHGLLPRILVAVAIAFLSGVVGLLLSYHLGLPSGPAIILAAGVCYLAALLAAPAGARRRLFPDPSPRTERTVS